In Umboniibacter marinipuniceus, the sequence CTTCGGCTGCACGTTGTATAAACATTGGCATACCGTAAAGCATACACAACGCCAGATTACTTAGGTGCTCCGCGAGCTGAATTGGCCCGGTTACCCAACCTAAACGCCACCCCGTCATCGCATGTGACTTAGAGAGCGAGTTAATGGTAATCAAGTGCTGATCGATTCCGTCCAGCTCAAGTGGTAAGACATGTTCACCCTCGTAGACCAACTCACTATAAACCTCATCTACAATAAGCCATATCTTGTGCGTGACAGCTAGCTGAGCAAGCTTCTGCCAATCCCTCGAAGAGAGCATTGCACCCGTTGGGTTATTAGGTGTATTAATCACAATGGCGCGAGTGCGCTCATCAATCTTCGACTCGATATCCTCAAGGTCAATCGCCCAATTTCGCTCAGCTTGAAGTGCGGAACCTCGAATTTCAGCTTGAGCCGCACGAAATACGGCCTCGTAGGTGATGTACATTGGCTCGGGAATGATGACATTATCGCCTGGCTCAAAGAGACACTGAGCCACACTGAAGAGGCCGCATTGTGCACCTGCCTGCACCACAATTTGCTCTGTCAAAACAGTACGTTGACGGCGCTTCGATTCCCACTGAGAAATCATTGTTCGAAGCTCAAGTTCACCCTGGCAATCGGTGTAATGAGACTCATTTTCCTGAATGGACTGGATTGCCGCCGACTTAATTAACGCGGGGGTATCCACATCGGGGTCACCCACTGAAAGGACCACGATATCCTCACCGGCCTGTTGACGCGCCATAGCTCGGTAGTGAATATCCCATGCTGCGGCACCTTCGGAGGCAATGCGCTGGGTCAGACTAGAAAACTTCATTAATCTCGTTGCTCCAAAGCATTGGCATCTAACTCCACAAACCAACAGCCGGATTCGGCTTGAAGGCGCTGCAACGTTGCCGCTATCTCACTCATTTGACTGATCTTTTGATAACCAAAATGGTAGCCCCGCGCAAGGAGTTCGAAGTCAGGGTTATGCATCGCGACCGCAACCGGCTCAATATTTCGCAATTCCATGTCGTCCCAAATCTGCCCTAAACGACTGTTATTCCACATCAACACAATGAAACTCTGCTCGGATAGATATTCCGCCGCCGTGGCGAGCTCATTAATGGTGTATTGCAAACCACCGTCTCCCACTAACACCACCACAGGTAACGGTTCGCCAATCGCGGCGCCAATTGCGCTGGGTAGCGCGTAACCCAAGGTCCCGTAGCCCGTTGGGTGGAGCCATTTATTAGGTTGTTCTACCGAATAGAAGATATTTCCAGAGTAAGCCAATTGCGTCATGTCAGTACTGATCACAGTGGCCGGCGACAAGCCGTCGCGAATAGCGGCTAACACCTGTTGATGAGATTGATACATCAATGGCAAGTTGTCTTGCAATGCCGCCCTCAATTGTCTCACCCGCTCCTCAGCCGCCGCCTTTTCTCGGACGGCCAACTGATTATTCAGGGCGCGCAGCGTGATGACCGAGTCGGCTACCATGGCAACCTTGGCGGGATAAATCCCGGTCATCTTCTCTGGGTCCACATCAATACGAATCAAGTTAGCGCTTATTTCGATGCGGTCGCGCCAGAAGTCCGTATCCGCCAACTCAGTTCCTACGGCGATCACGCAATCGGCTTCGGCAATCATCTGCCAACCGGGCTCTACACAGAGCAAGGACCCCGCCAGCAGCGAATGAGTGCTTGGTAATACTCCCTTCGCCGCAACCGAAGTAAACACGGGGGCAGCAATGGTCTCGGCCAGTTGCTGTAATTCCGCCGCCGCGACAACAGCGCCGCCACCGGCGATGATCATGGGTTTCTTAGCAGAATTCACTAGTGCTAGCGCGCGTTCCAGCTCTACTAGGTGCGCTGGACGCTGGGGGAGTTCTTTCGCCGTCCACATTTCCGTCACAGGCAGTGCTAAGATATCCAATGGCACCTCAATATGCACCGGCCGCGGTCGTGCTGAAGAAAAGATTGCGAAAGCTTGATGAATCAGCTGCTCCGCTTCGCTGGGAGACGACGCTCTCGCCGATAGCGCCGTCACCGGCCGGGTAAAGTCCAGTTGTTCCTTCGACTCATGCAACCTTCCGGCACCCTTGCCCAAGCTCCAAGATTCATTAACACTTGAAACCACCAGCATGGGAATTGAATCGGAAAACGCCTGCCCTATCGCGGTGGCAATATTGCTAACGCCAGGTCCGGTAATCACGAATGCTACACCCGCCTTCCCAGTGGTTCGCGCATAACCATCAGCCATAAAGCCAGCCCCCTGCTCGTGTCGAGACAGGACGTGGCGGATAGGGGATTCAGCCAACCCTCTATACAGCTCTAAATTGTGTACGCCGGGAATACCAAAAACGGTATCTACACCGTAGCTTTCCAGTAACTTCACCATCGCCTGACCGCAGTTTTGCGTCATGCGTAACTCCTTATCTCTGTAAATATAACGTTTTCAGCTCGTCCAGCTTCTTGGGGCGGGCAAATGTCTTCTCGGCGCTCGATTAATAGCGGCAAGTATGATTGACTAAAACCAACTATAAGGAAACTGCTATGCCAAGAAAAATAGTCAACGGATGGGACGCCCTATTCATCACGTTGTTGATCATCTTTTTCATCGGGGGAGCGATTGCCACCTTTGGTGCTGATTCACTCGCGGGCGCTACCCAAGTTGCCCTTTTTTTTAGCGCCATCTGCACCGGTCTAATCGGGGTTAAGAATGGGCTTAGCTGGGATGACATCGAAGATACCATTGTAGCTACTGTTGGCCGCGCTGTAATGCCCCTGATCATATTTTTAGCGGTTGGTTGCCTCATTGCTGGATTGATGATTTCCGGAGCTGTCCCAACGCTACTTTATTATGGTTTAGGTATGCTCTCGCCTACCTTCTTCTATCCGCTAGCCTGTTTACTCACGGCTTTGGTTGCACTGTGTACCGGCAGCTCGTGGACCACGGCGGCTACGGTTGGCGTGGCACTCATTGGCGTAGCGATGGGCTTCGATTTATCACTACCGATTGCCGCCGGTGCAATTATTTCTGGTGCGTACTTTGGTGACAAAATGTCACCCCTATCCGAAACGACCAACCTGGCCTCAGCGATAGGCGGTGCGGATCTATTCGTTCATATTCGGCATATGATCTGGGTATCCGGCCCCAGCTTTGCTATTAGCCTAGCGGCATTTTTTATGATTGGCCTTGCCTCGGAGCTACCGGCTGACTTAGGCGACAAGATTGAGCTTATGCAGCGCACCCTGGACCAACAGTTTAACCTCAGTTTACTCAACACACTGCCTATCCTCGCGCTGCTGTATATGAGTTACAAACAACAACCTGCACTACTCGCTATTTCGGCGGGCGTAGGTTTAGCCGTTATCGTCAGCTTCATCACTCAGTACGAGCTAATTCTTCGAACCATCACACTACTTTATGGGGCCGATGGTTCCATGCTTATGACCCTATGGAAGGTGATCTACGATGGCTTTTTGATTGAAACGGGAGTTAAAGAACTCGATGATCTGCTATCTCGCGGCGGCATGGAGTCAATGGTCTTCATGGTGTGGTTAGTTCTCTGTTCAATGATGCTTTCAGCAACCTTGAGCGCCACCGGTTATATTCAATACCTATTAAATAAGCTGCGCGCCATTATTCGCGGAACTGGCTCGCTCATTGCCACTACGATTGGCACCTCGGTCACCGTTAACATGCTTACCGGAGACCAATATCTTTCACTGGTACTACCCGGACAGATGTGGAAGGATGAATACGAGAAGCGAGGACTAAAGCCTGAGAACTTAACCCGCACCCTCGAGGATGGCGGCACGATTACTTCGCCCTTGGTCCCCTGGGGGGCGTGTGGCGTATTTATGGCCGGCACACTCGGCGTACCAACGCTCGAGTATTTACTATTTTGCTTCTTCTGTCTGCTCAATCCACTGATTGCCATTTGCTACGGCATCTTCAACATTCGGATTAGCCATCAGAGCTCAGCAACCGAACTAAAACGGGCTAGTTCCTAATTAAAGACTCCTCTCAAGACTCCACTGTTCAGCGCCGTGAACTCCGTCTCGGCGCTGACCTTCAAGGCTAATTTCAACCCGTTGATAAGCTAGAAGCTGAACCGCTAAAACTTTTCCTTCAAAGCCAGTGTGGAAACGGTCGTACCCGTGAAAATACTTACCACAGGAAACCTTCCAACGTTTTGACTGTCTTATCAACAGCACGCTTAGTGTGATAAAATTCACTCAGTTGGCACGCATAAATTTCATTAATAGCGCGCCTTACTAACAACCATCAGGGTTTCATTCACTCGCTCATACTGGAAGAATAGATTGTTACGCATTGCGCTCTTCAGCTTACTATTTTTATCGCTCCACAGCATTGCTTCCGCCCCTGTGCAGTTGCGGATCATCAGTACCGGTGATCTAAACGGCCAGCTGCTATCCTATGACTATATCGCTGATCAAGAGACCGATGAATTCGGCCTAGCTCGAGCCGCCACCCTTATTCGAATGGCAAGGAGCGAATCAGATAACAGCGTAACCGTAGACTCTGGAGATCTACTCAAAGGCAGCCCCATGGCAGCCTGGGCTGCGCAGCAAACTTTCACTCAAGCAAATGGCGGACATCCCGCCTACCAAGCCCTTGACCACCTAGACTTCAACGCTGCAGCACTGGGAGATAGTGACTTCTATTACGGCCTTGACTATCTGATGCACTCGGCATCACTTAGTAATCTGCCTATTGTTAGCGCCAATCTCTATCGCCGCGGTATCAACGGTCAACGCGGCCCACACCTCTTGAAGCCTTGGTATATCGAGTCGCGGCAGCTGCGAGACATCGCCGGAAACATTCATCGTGTCAACATTGGTTACATTGGCTTTACGGATCCCAACTCACTCCGCCAAGACAACGCGCTGCAATCTCGAGTAGAAACTCGCTCCATCCTCGCGTCAGCTCGTGAAGAACTACCACGATTAAGAGCAGCTGGTGCTGATGTGATTATTGTCCTGGCTCACACCTCTCTCTCAGCCGTTGACTCGAGTCTGCCCACTCAACGAAACGTCCTTGAGTCACTCGCCAGAGAACCCCTGGTTGATGCCATTATATTCAATCAAACTAACGGTAATTTTCCGAACCCAGCTCTGCAAACGCCCTATCGAGTTGACGCCGTTCACGGGAAGATTTTTGGCACACCTGCGGTAGCAACTCAACGAGCAGGACAACAAGTAGGTGTGATCGATTTATGGCTTCGCAAGGATCGTGGTAGCTGGACCGTTGGTCGCTCACAGGTAGAGATCCGCTCCGTTCAAAGACCTGGCCGAAATGTCGTAGAGTACAAAGGGCTAAGCCTTCGACTAGCCGATGCCCATCGAAAGACTCGCCACTTTGCCAACCGACCCATTGGTAGAACCAATCAAAGCTTGAGTAGTCTTCTGGCGCAGCTCCAAACGGACACAGCCACTCAGCTGTTACATCAAGTACAACTTGACTATGCCTCCAAGCAGCTCACGCTAGAGGACTCAACACCGTTGCTATCCTTAGTGTCACCGCCGTTAGTGGGTGATAACGGTAACAATCCAGAGGCTTATACTTGGATTCCTACTGGTGTGGTAACCTACCGTCAGGCCGCCGGCATCTTTCCTCGCAACGGTAAATTAAACATTGTCCGAGTTCCGCCGGCCTTAGTGGTAGAGGTGTTAGAGTGTTCCGCTGGTCAATACCTCCAGCTCAGCAGAGCTCGCGATGATGCCCAACCATTACTAAGTAAGGAATTCTCACCGGCAAATTTTGTCGATGTTAGTGGCATGTCCTACGAGATAGACCTCTCGAAGTCTCCTCGGTATAGCAATGACTGTGCTGCCTTTTCGGCGCATGACCATCGCATTCGAGTTTCGCCCTATGACCAAGCGCTATTTTCACTGGACTCAATCCTCTTGGTTGTTGAGGACAGCCAGCTAGCACGAATTCAACAGAGCTTTCCAAACATTGAGATTGACCTCATTCATCGTGCTGGTAGCTCCCTACAGGAACAGCTCATTCGAACCTTTGAGGCGGCTAATGTCGCAGGCGTTTCCATTCCACTCGAACAACATTGGCAATTCGCCGCGGTGCCGTCCTTCTTCCAACTCAACGCCGGCTTTGCAACGCATTCAGACCCGCGTTTTCAACACTATATTGCCGCCAACGCGACACTTAACGCGCGCTATCTAGCTGTTGGTCCCGACGGCTTCGGCGTGTACCGCTTACAATTTCCTTCGATAGAGCCAAATCTACCCGACACCTACGTGCCATCACCAGAACTGGAATTTGCCTTACCGCAGATTGCTACCACTATTGAGACGCCTATTGAAGAACAGCGCTCTCGGCATATTGAGGAGCCTGCTTCGTTGCAGCTTGATGGGGTGACGGTGAAGGCAACGCCGTTAAGATTTAGCCCCGAGGAGCAGATTGAAGTGGGAAGACCTGAAACGCCAGAGGGTGGCTAATAGGTATCATGGGAAGGTTGTAGCAACTAAACACTAAGATACTACAACCCACTTAGCTATACTTAGCTCAACTAGCTGCCGGGCGATAGACCGCAACATTTTGATAGCCATCCGCTAACAACTGCTGAGCATGAAGCCCGCTCATCACGCCACGGTCACAGTAGAGTAAATAACGCTGATTGCTATCGAGCTCAAGAAACTTAGCTGACAGCTCATAGAATGGTATTTCCAAGTGTCCTGGGCCAAGATCTATTGGTCGGAGATCAACTTCATCAGGATGACGAATATCAATAATAACTTCATTTACCTCTGCATGATCAACCTCAGGGGCTTCTTCGTATCCCTCAAGTACGTCATGTACCACGGATTCGATACCCACATTTCGAGCTGAAGCAACAGCCTCTTTCAACACCTCAAAATTAAATCGCTCTTCCTCAATCTCAACCTTGTGCATCCTAGCGCGAGTAGTTGGATTAACCGATATCACGCCGCAGTATTCAGGGATTGACTTGGAAAACTCCTCGGTGCCGATGTGTGCCGAAGTACGAATAATTTCAGTCTTATCCATGGTCGCCAGCGGGCGAAGTACGAGCATGTCTGTCACTTGGTCAATAACCGAAAGATTGCGCAATGTTTGCGAGCTTACCTGAGCAACAGATTCGCCGGTTACTAACGCTTCAATCTCAAGTTGCTCAGCGACCTCTGCTGCCGCGCGAAGCATCATCCGCTTAAGGATCACACCCATGTAACGATTATTCACATTGGTTAATAGTTCGTCCACTACGCCCTCAAAGGGAATACTGACGAACCGGACTCGATACGAAGATCCGAAACGCTCCCAAAGATAGTAAGCGACTTCTTTCACCGCTATTTCGTGAGCCCGGCCACCCAGGTTAAAGAAGCAAAAGTGCGTTGGCATGCCTCGCTTCATAGTGAGGTAGGTAGATACAGTGGAGTCAAAACCTCCAGAGATGAGACTTAGTACCGGATCCAAGCCGCCAATAGGATAACCACCCAGCCCCTGAATAACCTGCTCAACCACAAACAAACGCTTCTTGCGAATCTCTACACGGACCGTTTCGTCTGGATGATGTAAATCAACACCGCCAGTTTCAAGCTTGGCCAGAATCCCACCGCCGATCTTTTGCTCGGCCTCATGGGAGTTGAAATCATGAGTCCCCACGCGTTTAACACGCACAACAAAGGTCTTGTCACGCAGGCGCTCTCGGTTTACTTCGGCTACCTTCTCAATAGTGTCATCTAAGTCGACAAACTCGTATTCCTTAACCACGATGAAATTAGCGATACCGGCGATATGCGCCAGCACATCGATCATCTCTCGCCCTTTAACCTCATCAACATCCGTAAAGATGTCTAATTTGTCCCAAGTACTTTTAACCACCACGCTGCGGTCAATCAACTTTAACGAGCGCGTAATATTGGTTCGGAGCTTGGCGATCAGCTGCTTTCGAACAGGCTTACTTTTAATGGTGATTTCGGGGAATAGCTTAACGACGAATTGCATGATGAACCTGACCGTAAAAAATATTTTCTAATTATAAGTGCAAGTCTGCCAAAGCACACGCCCAAGTGGCATAAATGTCAGTTTAGACTAAGGAATTAAGCACTCTCGCCTCAACGCACTATAATGGTGCAAATTAGGGATCATGCAGCGCCTTGCAATGCACCAATATAGTGCATTAGCAATCTACATTCTCGTAGATGCAAGCTGCACACCCCAAAATTACGCGCTTGCCACAACTGGCACGCTAATTGCTTTAATGCGTAGCAACAATATTAAAATAAACCAAAAAGAAGGTGTGTTGGACTAACCCTCTAATCATCTTGGTTCGCCTTTATCCATTCGGAGGAATTTATGGCAGATAACACTTTAGGTCTCATTAAAGAGCATGACGTAACTTGGATCGATCTACGTTTTACGGATACTCACGGCAAAGAGCAGCACGTCTCTATCCCTGTAACCGAATTGAACGATGACTTCTTCACAGAAGGTAAAATGTTCGACGGCTCTTCAATTGCTGGCTGGAAGGGCATTAACGAATCAGACATGATCCTTATGCCTGACGATAGCTCTGCTGTAATGGACCCGTTCACTGACGAACCTACCCTAATTATTCGTTGTGACATTGTTGAGCCTAACACTGGGCAAGGTTACGAGCGCGACCCACGTTCTGTTGCAAAGCGCGCTGAAGCTTACCTAGAAAGCACCGGTCTTGGCGACACTGCTTACTTCGGACCAGAGCCTGAATTCTTCGTATTCGACGGCATTCGCTGGAACGACAGCATGAGCGGTTGTTTCTACGAGATCGAATCAGAAGAAGCAGCTTGGAACAGCGGCAAAAACTACGAAGGCGGTAACATGGGCCACCGTCCTGGTGTTAAGGGCGGTTACTTCCCAGTAGCACCTGTTGACTCACTGCATGATATCCGTGCTGCGATGTGTTCAGCTATGACAGCTATGGGCCTAGAAGTTGAAGTACACCACCACGAAGTTGGTACCGCTGGTCAGTGTGAAATCGGTGTTCGTTTCAACACGCTAGTTCGCAAGGCTGATGAAGTTCAAATGCTTAAGTACTGTGTTCACAACGTTGCGCATGCATACGGCAAGACAGCTACTTTCATGCCTAAGCCGGTAGTTGGCGACAACGGTTCTGGTATGCACTTGCACCAGTCGTTCTCTAAAGACGGCGTTAACCAGTTCGCTGGTGATGAGTACGCGGGACTATCTGAAACTGCTCTTTACTACATTGGCGGTATCATCAAGCACGCTAAAGCACTTAACGCTTTCGCAAACGCTTCAACTAACTCGTACAAGCGTCTTGTACCGGGCTTTGAAGCGCCGGTTATGCTTGCTTACTCAGCACGTAACCGCTCTGCATCTATTCGTATTCCTTTCGTACCTAGCCCGAAGGCTAAGCGTGTAGAAGTTCGTTTCGGTGACCCAACAGCTAACCCATACCTCATGTTCTCAGCAATGTTGATGGCTGGCCTTGACGGCATTAAGAACAAGATCCACCCTGGCGATGCAGCTGACAAAGATCTTTACGATCTTCCACCAGAAGAAGCAGCGGCTTACCCGACTGTTGCTGGTAGCTTCGACGAAGCACTTGCTGCCCTCGACGCGGATCGTGATTTCTTGACGGCCGGTGGCGTATTCACCAACGACATGATCGATGCATTCATCGAGCTTAAGAATGAGGAAGTGACTCGCCTAGCGATGACTCCACACCCTGTTGAGTTTGACATGTACTACTCAGTATAAGTTAACTTAACCACCAAAAAACGAGGCTAATTAGCCTCGTTTTTTTTCGTCTGTGATAAAGTCATCATCAATAGTGAGTAGCAAATACTCGACATCCATCGAATCTGAGCCCAAACTAGCACTATGGCATGAATCGCCAAATCACCACTTTAGGAAGATAAGTTCATGAGTCGCTCCCTTTGCCTGTTGTTAATCGTTATTTCATGCACCTTCTGTGCCATGACGACCTCTGCTGATATCTATAAATATCGCGATGCCAACGGCAATATTGTCTACTCTGATACCCCAGTCGAAGGTGCAGAGCGGGTAGACATAGTAGTTTACAACCCTGCTACACCCGGCGAATCCACCGCTCAGCAGGAGTCTTCAGCCAGTTCACCTCATACTACTCAAGATGATGAGCCGGTGAGCTATAGCTTGGCAATTACTAGCCCCGTACACGACTCAACCGTACCTATGGGACAGGAAACGCTCTCGGTCAGTCTTGCGCTCACACCATCCGCACCAGTCGAGACCACTTACCGTCTTCTGGCTAACGGCTCCCCCATTGCCCAAGGAAATCAAAATACCTTTGTCTTAGAGCAACTCTACCGCGGGGAGTTGGTATTAACGGCGGAAGCACTAGACAGCGATGGCGAAGTCATCGCAACGGCAATAGCGGTAACCGTTCACGTGAAGCGGGCAAGTCGACGAATAACTAATTTACCCACCGGCGGAAGTTAACCACTACTAAAAATCTAAGCGCAGCTAGCTGCGCTTGGGCCCTCTCGCTAAGCTAATCAGCGCCGTAATCCAGACTAACATCCCAGTGCACTAATGCTTTACGCACCAAAATGGTGCATAATAATCACAAAGCACTTCCTTGCCCCACGAAAACATTAGCGTCAAAGTGTGCACGGTTCTTGCTTGACTACAGTTAATCTTACTGAGAGGCAGGCTTTGTGATTCAACAGCAATCCCAATTTTACAAGCATTTGGTTGAGAACCTGAATGTTGCCGTCATCGTTCTGAGTGACGAGCTCAACATTAAGTTTTTGAATCCAGCCGCCGAAATGCTCATCGGCTTAGCGAATACTCGCGCCGATAATATTGCTTTACCGTTAGTGGTAGAGAGCCCAATTCCTCTTGAGAAACAGCTGAGCACCTCGGTAGCTAACCTCCAGGTCATCTCTCAACGCGCTGCCGAGTGGTCCCTACTAATGACTGGCGACGCCTGTGTCGTGGACTACACCATTACGCCACTAAGTAACGGCAGTCACACTGAGCTCTTGATCGAAGTAGAAAAGATTGATCGCTGGCTAAAAATCTCGAAAGAGGAAGCAATGCAGGCAGCTCACGCCACCAGCCGCTCGATTATCCGCGGCATGGCACACGAAATCAAAAACCCGCTAGGAGGCATCATTGGCGCAGCACAACTGCTGGAACGCCAGTACGATGATAGTGACCTACATGAATACTCGAATATTATTATCGAAGAGGCTAATCGGCTTCGAAATCTAGTAGATAGAATGCTCGGTCCCCGCCGTCCCCCTGAGTTCCAATTACTTAACTTACACGAATTACTTGAAAGAACATTGGGCATCATTAGCTCAGAGCACGAAGAAAAGCTGCTTATAAGTCGTGATTACGATCCCAGCATCCCCGATATCGCGGTGGATAAAGAACAGCTGATCCAAGCATTGCTCAATTTATTGGGAAATGCCGCCGAGGCGATGCTCAACGCGAACACTCCAGACGCTGAAATCAACATCAAAACACGGGTTATTAAACGTCACCGAGTAGACTCCAAGCACGCACAGATGATGGTCTGTATTGACATCTCCGATTGCGGACCAGGGGTACCCGACGCGCTGAAGGAAACCCTCTTCTTTCCCATGGTAAGTGGCTCAGCTCAGGGTAGCGGACTTGGACTATCAATCACTCAATCTATTATTCACCAGCATAACGGTACCATTGAATACCGAAGTGTTCCCGGCGATACCCACTTCCTAATTTATCTACCGCTTGAGGATGACAATGCCTAAAGAAACCGTTTGGATCGTTGATGATGACAAGTCAATTCGCTGGGTACTTGAAAAGTCTTTGAGTGCTGCTGACATCATCACTAAGAGCTTCGCCAGTGCCGACGACGCGTTGAACACACTAGAAGATGAATCACCGGCGGTGATTATCTCAGACATTCGCATGCCCGGTACCGACGGCCTAGGTCTGTTGGAGCTCGTCAATGAACAACACCCAAATATTCCGGTCATTATCATGACCGCTCATTCGGATCTTGATTCCGCCGTGTCTTCCTATGAAGGCGGGGCATTTGACTACCTCCCAAAGCCCTTCGACCTCGATGAGTCCGTGGCAATGGTTAAGCGTGCGCTCTCTGTTGCCCAAGAGCACCAGCAAAGTAACTCGTCGAGCGAGACCGCGGCCGCCAAGGAGATTATTGGCGAGGCACCCGCTATGCAGGAGGTCTTCCGAGCAATCGGTAGACTGGCCAAGTCAAATATCACCGTCCTCATTAATGGTGAGTCCGGGACTGGTAAGGAATTGGTAGCCAAAGCCTTGCATCGTCATTCACCCCGACGAGAGGCGCCATTTATTGCCCTTAATATGGCAGCGATTCCTCAGGATCTGATTGAATCCGAACTCTTTGGCCATGAGAAAGGCGCCTTCACCGGCGCACAGAGCCAACGAAAAGGCCGTTTCGAACAGGCCAATGGCGGCACTCTCTTCCTAGATGAAATTGGCGACATGCCAGCCGACACTCAAACGCGTCTGCTTAGAGTATTAGCCGACGGTGAATTCTATCGCGTTGGGGGGCATCAACCCGTTAACGTGGATGTGCGTATTATTGCCGCCACCCACCAAGACTTGGAAAAGCTGGTCACTCAAAATAGGTTTCGTGAGGATCTCTTTCACCGGCTAAATGTGATTCGTGTTCATATTCCAAAGCTCGCGGACCGAGCCAGTGATATCCCAGCTTTGGCTGATCACTTCCTGCTACAAGCCTCACGAGAACTTCAAACTGAATGCAAGGTAC encodes:
- a CDS encoding pyridoxal phosphate-dependent aminotransferase; protein product: MKFSSLTQRIASEGAAAWDIHYRAMARQQAGEDIVVLSVGDPDVDTPALIKSAAIQSIQENESHYTDCQGELELRTMISQWESKRRQRTVLTEQIVVQAGAQCGLFSVAQCLFEPGDNVIIPEPMYITYEAVFRAAQAEIRGSALQAERNWAIDLEDIESKIDERTRAIVINTPNNPTGAMLSSRDWQKLAQLAVTHKIWLIVDEVYSELVYEGEHVLPLELDGIDQHLITINSLSKSHAMTGWRLGWVTGPIQLAEHLSNLALCMLYGMPMFIQRAAEVAFSEHASITQVMRETYRARRDVAVATLRAAGIPLPFIPPAGMFLMLDIRPTGLSAQGFAEQLLDQEGVSVLVGDAFGTSASGFVRLSFCVSRADMERAIQRLSRFYLRQTET
- a CDS encoding 5-guanidino-2-oxopentanoate decarboxylase, which codes for MTQNCGQAMVKLLESYGVDTVFGIPGVHNLELYRGLAESPIRHVLSRHEQGAGFMADGYARTTGKAGVAFVITGPGVSNIATAIGQAFSDSIPMLVVSSVNESWSLGKGAGRLHESKEQLDFTRPVTALSARASSPSEAEQLIHQAFAIFSSARPRPVHIEVPLDILALPVTEMWTAKELPQRPAHLVELERALALVNSAKKPMIIAGGGAVVAAAELQQLAETIAAPVFTSVAAKGVLPSTHSLLAGSLLCVEPGWQMIAEADCVIAVGTELADTDFWRDRIEISANLIRIDVDPEKMTGIYPAKVAMVADSVITLRALNNQLAVREKAAAEERVRQLRAALQDNLPLMYQSHQQVLAAIRDGLSPATVISTDMTQLAYSGNIFYSVEQPNKWLHPTGYGTLGYALPSAIGAAIGEPLPVVVLVGDGGLQYTINELATAAEYLSEQSFIVLMWNNSRLGQIWDDMELRNIEPVAVAMHNPDFELLARGYHFGYQKISQMSEIAATLQRLQAESGCWFVELDANALEQRD
- the nhaC gene encoding Na+/H+ antiporter NhaC, whose amino-acid sequence is MPRKIVNGWDALFITLLIIFFIGGAIATFGADSLAGATQVALFFSAICTGLIGVKNGLSWDDIEDTIVATVGRAVMPLIIFLAVGCLIAGLMISGAVPTLLYYGLGMLSPTFFYPLACLLTALVALCTGSSWTTAATVGVALIGVAMGFDLSLPIAAGAIISGAYFGDKMSPLSETTNLASAIGGADLFVHIRHMIWVSGPSFAISLAAFFMIGLASELPADLGDKIELMQRTLDQQFNLSLLNTLPILALLYMSYKQQPALLAISAGVGLAVIVSFITQYELILRTITLLYGADGSMLMTLWKVIYDGFLIETGVKELDDLLSRGGMESMVFMVWLVLCSMMLSATLSATGYIQYLLNKLRAIIRGTGSLIATTIGTSVTVNMLTGDQYLSLVLPGQMWKDEYEKRGLKPENLTRTLEDGGTITSPLVPWGACGVFMAGTLGVPTLEYLLFCFFCLLNPLIAICYGIFNIRISHQSSATELKRASS
- a CDS encoding 5'-nucleotidase C-terminal domain-containing protein; the encoded protein is MLRIALFSLLFLSLHSIASAPVQLRIISTGDLNGQLLSYDYIADQETDEFGLARAATLIRMARSESDNSVTVDSGDLLKGSPMAAWAAQQTFTQANGGHPAYQALDHLDFNAAALGDSDFYYGLDYLMHSASLSNLPIVSANLYRRGINGQRGPHLLKPWYIESRQLRDIAGNIHRVNIGYIGFTDPNSLRQDNALQSRVETRSILASAREELPRLRAAGADVIIVLAHTSLSAVDSSLPTQRNVLESLAREPLVDAIIFNQTNGNFPNPALQTPYRVDAVHGKIFGTPAVATQRAGQQVGVIDLWLRKDRGSWTVGRSQVEIRSVQRPGRNVVEYKGLSLRLADAHRKTRHFANRPIGRTNQSLSSLLAQLQTDTATQLLHQVQLDYASKQLTLEDSTPLLSLVSPPLVGDNGNNPEAYTWIPTGVVTYRQAAGIFPRNGKLNIVRVPPALVVEVLECSAGQYLQLSRARDDAQPLLSKEFSPANFVDVSGMSYEIDLSKSPRYSNDCAAFSAHDHRIRVSPYDQALFSLDSILLVVEDSQLARIQQSFPNIEIDLIHRAGSSLQEQLIRTFEAANVAGVSIPLEQHWQFAAVPSFFQLNAGFATHSDPRFQHYIAANATLNARYLAVGPDGFGVYRLQFPSIEPNLPDTYVPSPELEFALPQIATTIETPIEEQRSRHIEEPASLQLDGVTVKATPLRFSPEEQIEVGRPETPEGG
- the thiI gene encoding tRNA uracil 4-sulfurtransferase ThiI, which codes for MQFVVKLFPEITIKSKPVRKQLIAKLRTNITRSLKLIDRSVVVKSTWDKLDIFTDVDEVKGREMIDVLAHIAGIANFIVVKEYEFVDLDDTIEKVAEVNRERLRDKTFVVRVKRVGTHDFNSHEAEQKIGGGILAKLETGGVDLHHPDETVRVEIRKKRLFVVEQVIQGLGGYPIGGLDPVLSLISGGFDSTVSTYLTMKRGMPTHFCFFNLGGRAHEIAVKEVAYYLWERFGSSYRVRFVSIPFEGVVDELLTNVNNRYMGVILKRMMLRAAAEVAEQLEIEALVTGESVAQVSSQTLRNLSVIDQVTDMLVLRPLATMDKTEIIRTSAHIGTEEFSKSIPEYCGVISVNPTTRARMHKVEIEEERFNFEVLKEAVASARNVGIESVVHDVLEGYEEAPEVDHAEVNEVIIDIRHPDEVDLRPIDLGPGHLEIPFYELSAKFLELDSNQRYLLYCDRGVMSGLHAQQLLADGYQNVAVYRPAAS